From Podospora bellae-mahoneyi strain CBS 112042 chromosome 3, whole genome shotgun sequence, the proteins below share one genomic window:
- a CDS encoding hypothetical protein (EggNog:ENOG503NUNI; COG:S): protein MAALKSLGHRAFRESGLQSVYTTGLDAYLIILSRSCRMFAYGASSLILALFFAELQFSDYQIGLFMSLTLLGDVILSLCLTLVADHVGRRRTLFLGSILMICSGATFALCENYFVLLAAAVVGVISATGGDFGPFRAIEESTVSELTNPDTRADVLVWYVTTASLGSAVGTTTSGRIIDWLSAREGWALLDAYHGCFWLYAIMGLANMACSAMLSERCELKKKAPEGGSGETAPLLQETTDDGVAKPKEKASWVSQISRETLAIVGVLWFLLMVDSLADGMVSMSLTTYYMDKKFHLPKSTLGDMLSTSYILSSVTNIFAGPLARYIGLVNTMVFTHIPSSAAVLLFPLPKTVSLTFALLLLRVGLNNMDQAPRAALIAAVVKPEERTAVMGITGMLRTLASTTGPSITGVLAGNNRFWVAYVVAGALRLAYDLGLFALFINIKLHKHEPAGEPTGEERREADEEEPLVRNSAE, encoded by the coding sequence ATGGCCGCCCTCAAGTCCCTGGGCCACCGCGCTTTTCGCGAGTCTGGCCTGCAGTCAGTTTACACCACCGGCCTCGATGCttacctcatcatcctctcccgAAGCTGCCGCATGTTCGCCTACGGTGCCAGCAGCTTGATCCTCGCTCTGTTCTTTGCCGAGCTTCAGTTTTCCGACTACCAGATTGGACTGTTTATGAGTTTGACGCTGCTGGGGGATGTCATCTTGTCACTGTGCTTGACGCTCGTGGCTGACCatgttgggaggaggaggacactGTTCTTGGGGTCGATACTGATGATCTGTTCCGGGGCTACGTTTGCTCTCTGCGAGAACTATTTCGTTCttctcgccgccgccgttgttggtgttaTTAGTGCCACGGGAGGTGATTTTGGACCGTTCAGGGCAATTGAAGAGTCGACCGTTTCCGaactcaccaaccccgacacAAGAGCCGACGTGCTGGTTTGGTAtgtcaccaccgccagcctgGGATCAGCAGTGGGGACTACGACATCAGGACGCATTATTGATTGGCTCAGTGCAAGAGAGGGATGGGCGCTTCTAGATGCCTACCACGGGTGCTTCTGGCTGTACGCTATTATGGGACTGGCAAATATGGCCTGCAGTGCCATGCTGTCAGAAAGATGCGAGCTCAAAAAGAAGGCTCCAGAGGGTGGCAGTGGGGAAACAGCGCCACTGCTTCAGGAGACAACGGATGACGGTGTTGCCAagcccaaggagaaggcaaGCTGGGTTTCCCAGATATCTAGGGAAACATTGGCCATTGTGGGCGTCTTGTGGTTCTTGCTGATGGTGGACTCGCTCGCCGACGGCATGGTCAGCATGTCCCTGACGACCTATTACATGGACAAGAAGTTTCACCTGCCCAAGTCGACGCTCGGCGATATGCTGTCGACCTCTTACATTCTGTCGTCCGTCACCAACATTTTTGCCGGCCCGCTGGCGCGGTATATCGGCCTCGTCAACACGATGGTTTTTACGCATATCCCGTCCTCCGCCGCTGTCTTGCTGTTCCCGCTGCCAAAAACCGTTTCCCTGACCTTtgctctcctgctcctcagAGTCGGCCTGAACAACATGGATCAGGCACCTCGGGCAGCGCTCATCGCGGCCGTGGTGAAACCAGAAGAAAGAACTGCCGTCATGGGCATAACAGGCATGCTGCGGACCCTGGCTTCCACCACAGGTCCAAGCATCACGGGCGTCCTCGCCGGCAACAACCGATTCTGGGTCGCCTATGTTGTCGCTGGTGCGTTGCGTTTGGCCTATGATCTTGGCTTGTTTGCCCTGTTTATCAATATCAAGCTTCACAAACATGAGCCAGCCGGTGAGCCCacaggggaggagaggagagaagcTGACGAAGAGGAACCCTTGGTGCGGAATTCGGCCGAATGA
- a CDS encoding hypothetical protein (EggNog:ENOG503NV2E; COG:S), with the protein MRRALLSRISVYSTHRNLSRSCPALSAKPAASDASNPPSDTSPKSNDEEELGPLTRRLQEATEEALLEGGRAGRRAVLEDAGFSEELKAKLLNKLADAKFQGEHSAAASVLSRSKIPDSAGLGTRSIATAQPWTGTESTEDAVLRMLNDAHKPLAPGLRGKSKIVPEPVDMRFKTRSNVSAGQRAAEARDKASLYTSLSGDKQKDVGLSDEEREAMKREFRERFTPGARAMPNTITGLAALANERIENAIARGQFKHIPRGKGVERDTRADNPFIDTTEYIMNKMIKRQDLVPPWIEKQQELLKTAANFRLTIRTNWKRHMARMISAKGGSLEEKLRRAREYARAEEVHNPRRKRKVEEMSVSTNSTDDPVMVKMRQQAASDATPVTEGVKESTEENMPVGRPFRDPAWEAAERSYMELAITNLNTITRSYNLMAPELAKKPYFSLERELNSCFADVAPQVAEEIKARATAPAKSMVDYDFLGSGKPLQRGGLRGTFGMGEQSRVWERNEPKYGFKEFWKDLFKKGK; encoded by the coding sequence ATGCGACGAGCTCTTCTTTCGAGAATATCCGTCTATTCTACCCACCGCAATCTCTCACGATCCTGCCCCGCCCTATCTGCCAAACCCGCTGCCAGCGACGCCTCGAATCCTCCCTCAGATACCTCTCCGAAATCTaatgacgaagaagaacTCGGCCCCCTGACACGTCGCCTTCAAGAGGCAACCGAAGAGGCTCTGTTGGAGGGAGGGCGAGCCGGCCGTCGCGCTGTGCTCGAAGATGCCGGATTCTCCGAAGAACTCAAAGCCAAACTGCTGAACAAACTGGCCGATGCCAAATTCCAAGGAGAACACtcagccgccgcctcggTTCTTTCCCGTTCGAAAATACCCGATTCCGCCGGTCTAGGTACGAGATCCATCGCCACAGCGCAGCCCTGGACAGGCACCGAATCGACCGAAGATGCTGTGTTACGAATGCTCAACGACGCCCACAAGCCATTGGCCCCCGGGCTTCGAGGTAAAAGCAAAATTGTCCCCGAGCCAGTTGACATGCGATTTAAAACAAGATCAAATGTCAGCGCTGGGCAAAGAGCAGCCGAGGCGAGGGACAAGGCTTCCTTGTACACCTCTCTCTCAGGGGACAAACAAAAGGATGTTGGGTTGAGCgatgaagaaagagaagctATGAAACGGGAATTCAGGGAGCGCTTTACTCCCGGGGCACGAGCTAtgcccaacaccatcaccgggCTTGCGGCTTTGGCTAATGAGCGCATCGAAAACGCCATTGCCAGAGGGCAGTTCAAACATATCCCGAGAGGCAAGGGAGTTGAAAGAGACACGAGGGCGGATAATCCGTTTATCGATACGACAGAATACATAATGAACAAGATGATCAAACGACAAGACCTTGTGCCGCCGTGGATAGAAAAGCAACAAGAGTTGCTAAAGACGGCTGCAAATTTCAGGTTGACAATACGGACTAATTGGAAAAGGCACATGGCGCGCATGATATCTGCCAAGGGAGGCAGtttggaggagaagttgagacGGGCGAGGGAGTACGCAAGAGCAGAAGAGGTGCACAACccaaggagaaagagaaaggtggAAGAGATGAGTGTGTCGACGAACTCGACGGATGAtccggtgatggtgaagatgaggcAACAGGCTGCTTCGGATGCCACACCGGTGACTGAGGGAGTAAAAGAATCAACAGAAGAAAACATGCCCGTCGGCCGGCCATTCAGAGATCCAGCTTGGGAAGCAGCCGAGAGGTCATACATGGAgctcgccatcaccaacctaaACACTATTACCAGGTCATACAACTTGATGGCGCCGGAGCTCGCCAAGAAGCCGTATTTCTCGCTGGAAAGAGAACTCAACAGCTGTTTCGCGGATGTGGCGCCgcaggtggcggaggagatcaaggcgaGGGCAACAGCGCCGGCAAAGTCAATGGTCGATTATGACTTTCTTGGTAGCGGAAAGCCACTACAGAGAGGGGGGCTTAGGGGGACCTTTGGAATGGGCGAACAGAGCCGGGTGTGGGAGCGTAATGAACCGAAGTATGGGTTCAAGGAGTTTTGGAAAGATTTGTTCAAGAAGGGCAAGTAG
- the BTN1 gene encoding battenin CLN3 protein (COG:U; EggNog:ENOG503NUKN; BUSCO:EOG09263C1V), with the protein MNSRSPSSSGLLPLPFPGTPSSSWRLYRARLSAFMQDPNTSVLAAFWLFGLINNILYVLLLTAAQDLVGPSIPKALVLLADVMPSFLTKLVAPYFIHLVPYSIRILVFVALSSGGMLLVALTPNTQSVGVKMVGVIIASISSGGGELSFLGLTHYYGVNSLAAWGSGTGAAGLVGAGLYVLMTDWLGMSIKNSLLVSALMPGVMLLSFFVILPRERIKQQTGTTGYEPLPGLDRDDSPDSEREIDASAASAALLSEPGPSSVTAYHNNHPGDKSASFWVNLRRAKSLFWPYMLPLLLVYVAEYTINQGVAPTLLFPLEQSPFNEYRSFYPFYGFLYQLGVFISRSSTPWFRIHHLYFPSLLQVGNLVLLTLHALLNFIPSVYLVFVVIFWEGLLGGAVYVNTFAEIMDNVPVEDREFSLGATSVSDSGGICIAGFIGMAMEVWLCDWQVQRGRDYCRRVEVS; encoded by the exons atGAATTCCcgctcgccctcctcctcggggCTGCTCCCCCTGCCGTTTCCCGGCaccccgtcctcctcatgGCGCCTTTACCGTGCCCGGCTGTCTGCATTCATGCAGGATCCCAATACCTCGGTTTTGGCGGcattttggttgtttg GCCTaatcaacaacatcctctACGTTCTCCTGCTGACCGCAGCCCAAGACCTTGTCGGCCCGTCCATCCCAAAAGCTCTCGTCCTGCTGGCAGACGTGATGCCCTCCTTTCTGACAAAACTCGTCGCGCCGTATTTCATCCACCTCGTGCCGTACTCGATCCGCATATTGGTGTTTGTGGCGTTGTCATCGGGGGGCATGCTACTGGTGGCACTCACTCCAAACACACAGTCTGTCGGGGTCAAAATGGTCGGCGTGATAATAGCCAGTATCAGCTCCGGCGGAGGAGAACTCAGTTTCCTGGGGTTGACGCACTATTACGGCGTCAACAGCCTTGCGGCCTGGGGAAGCGGGACGGGAGCGGCGGGTTTGGTCGGGGCAGGGTTGTACGTCCTGATGACTGACTGGCTGGGTATGTCTATCAAAAACAGCTTGCTAGTCAGCGCACTGATGCCCGGGGTCATgctgttgtctttttttgtcATCCTTCCTAGAGAGAGGATAAAGCAGCAGACTGGAACAACAGGATATGAACCACTCCCCGGTCTCGACAGAGATGACTCGCCAGACAGTGAACGCGAAATCGATGCCTCTGCTGCATCAGCAGCCCTTCTCTCTGAACCTGGCCCGTCATCCGTCACAGCctaccacaacaaccaccccggCGACAAATCCGCCTCATTCTGGGTCAATCTCCGCCGCGCCAAGTCACTCTTCTGGCCTTACATGCTTCCACTGCTGCTCGTCTACGTAGCAGAATACACCATCAACCAAGGCGTCGCACCCACCCTCCTTTTCCCGCTTGAGCAATCTCCCTTTAACGAGTACCGCTCTTTCTACCCCTTTTACGGCTTCCTGTATCAGCTAGGCGTGTTCATCTCCCGCTCTTCGACGCCGTGGTTCAGGATACACCACCTCTACTTCCCGTCGCTCCTTCAAGTCGGAAATCTGGTGTTGCTTACGCTGCATGCGTTGCTCAACTTTATCCCGTCTGTCTACCTGGTGTTTGTCGTCATCTTTTGGGAGGGGCTGCTGGGAGGGGCGGTGTATGTGAATACGTTTGCCGAGATTATGGACAACGTCCCTGTAGAGGACAGAGAGTTCAGTCTGGGTGCCACCTCGGTCAGCGACAGTGGGGGCATATGCATCGCCGGGTTCATTGGTATGGCGATGGAGGTGTGGCTTTGTGACTGGCAGGTGCAGCGGGGGAGGGATTATTGCCGGAGGGTAGAGGTGAGCTGA
- a CDS encoding hypothetical protein (EggNog:ENOG503NWJF; MEROPS:MER0013406; COG:E): MGQFQSAEVCTTPACIQAASHILENLAPNWKDMDPCTDFDKMVCHGFNQLHDSDKEVNGVFLQEAHKNRLLREILSKPYDQATKVQPYVLSRRDNVDEHNFDMVHRTYTACMDSDAIKKAGVKPLLDTLVKFNEYWPIEMDFADDLFDEEDDKAGLLAVATALAKLNIRTWNASPDSKDNFLGNCWPDPTDPKTQRFTLYYPNLSFKGLGHEYADPNKTAKLEKQISGAFRAVFPVDLDDKTAARLAKDIVAFEIAILASGSPTAAANSSAVAGLHSRADPTQDPQVALKQTVLSMSQLASLAPMLGLDAFVQALVPEGHTPETVVVSGPYIWPRIEKVVKQQRKVVVQSWLLWKIIMELGSKVESHELKDLELGGEAASNEYPTCVKHVDSALRWLLGHYFVKAAYSDSTRSTATKLAVNIREEMKVHVDKLSWMGEETRKRTIKKLDNMKINIGYPEHSPDSRSPDDLAAYYSGLNITDSFFDNAIEGMRYQVVTDSRFLLEPTSQSRWSESYTHMTNAAYSSLTNSFFIPAGISLAPLFHVDLPEWALYGALGSIIGHEITHSLDSNGRKKDENALETNWWDEKSLAEYAKRERCFVDQYSKYELVGPDGKKYPGNGNVTVGENISDAGGLAVAYDAWVKERKSMPDVWDQGLPGLGDFTHEQLFFIMFGNAWCDSRSPQERVDKFLKGQQHAPDVHRLMGGAANSRAFREAFKCPVKEPACELF; encoded by the exons ATGGGTCAGTTTCAGAGCGCCGAGGTGTGCACAACACCGGCATGCATCCAGGCCGCTTCCCACATTCTTGAAAACCTGGCACCCAACTGGAAAGACATGGATCCCTGCACCGACTTTGATAAGA TGGTCTGCCACGGGTTCAACCAGTTGCACGACTCGGACAAGGAAGTCAACGGCGTGTTTCTCCAGGAGGCGCATAAGAACAGACTCTTGCGAGAAATCCTGTCGAAACCTTACGACCAAGCGACAAAGGTGCAGCCCTACGTGCTAAGCCGCCGTGACAATGTCGATGAACACAACTTTGACATGGTCCACCGAACATACACTGCATGCATGGACTCGGACGCCATCAAAAAGGCTGGCGTCAAACCACTGCTGGATACCCTCGTCAAATTCAACGAGTACTGGCCGATTGAGATGGACTTTGCCGACGACCTGtttgatgaagaagacgacaaGGCAGGCCTCCTGGCGGTTGCCACTGCTTTGGCTAAACTCAACATCCGCACCTGGAATGCATCGCCTGATAGCAAGGATAACTTCCTCGGCAACTGCTGGCCAGATCCCACCGACCCG AAAACGCAACGCTTTACGCTCTACTACCCCAACCTCTCATTCAAAGGCCTGGGCCACGAGTACGCTGATCCAAACAAGACGGCCAAACTCGAAAAGCAAATTTCTGGAGCTTTCCGTGCCGTGTTCCCAGTCGATCTCGATGATAAGACAGCGGCAAGACTTGCCAAGGACATTGTAGCCTTTGAGATCGCTATTTTGGCGTCCGGGAGTCCCACGGCAGCGGCCAATTCCAGCGCTGTCGCAGGACTACATTCAAGAGCCGACCCTACACAGGATCCCCAGGTGGCACTTAAACAG ACGGTCTTGTCCATGTCGCAACTGGCGTCTTTGGCACCAATGCTCGGTCTTGACGCTTTTGTTCAAGCACTGGTTCCGGAGGGGCACACCCCAGAGACGGTCGTTGTCTCCGGTCCTTACATCTGGCCCAGGATTGAGAAAGTCGTCAAGCAGCAGCGCAAAGTTGTTGTGCAATCATGGCTTCTCTGGAAGATCATCATGGAACTGGGCTCCAAGGTCGAGTCCCATGAACTCAAAGATCTGGAGCTCGGTGGAGAGGCGGCGTCCAATGAGTACCCCACATGCGTCAAACATGTCGATTCTGCCCTCAGGTGGCTTCTGGGTCACTACTTTGTCAAGGCTGCCTACTCGGATTCAACGCGATCTACCGCGACAAAGCTGGCTGTGAATATTCGtgaggagatgaaggtgcACGTGGACAAGCTATCTTGGATGGGCGAGGAGACAAGGAAGCGGACCATCAAGAAGTTGGACAACATGAAGATCAATATTGGTTACCCAGAGCACAGCCCAGACTCGAGATCCCCGGATGACCTGGCCGCTTACTACAGCGGTTTGAACATCACGGATTCCTTTTTCGACAACGCAATCGAGGGCATGCGGTACCAGGTAGTCACTGACTCACGTTTCCTGTTGGAGCCGACGTCACAGTCTCGGTGGTCGGAGTCCTACACGCACATGACCAATGCCGCTTACAGCAGTCTCACCAACAGCTTCTTCATCCCTGCCGGTATATCACTGGCCCCCCTTTTTCACGTTGACCTCCCTGAGTGGGCGTTGTATGGAGCCTTGGGATCCATCATTGGTCACGAGATCACCCACAGCCTCGACAGCAACGGGCGAAAAAAGGACGAGAACGCCTTGGAGACGAACTGGTGGGATGAGAAGTCGCTCGCGGAATACGCCAAACGGGAAAGGTGCTTTGTGGACCAGTACAGCAAGTATGAGCTGGTCGGCCCCGACGGCAAGAAGTACCCCGGCAACGGAAACGTGACCGTGGGCGAGAACATCTCGGATGCCGGCGGCCTCGCGGTGGCCTATGACGCCTGGGTCAAGGAGCGCAAGTCCATGCCTGATGTGTGGGACCAGGGACTCCCTGGCCTGGGCGATTTCACCCACGAGCAACTCTTCTTTATCATGTTCGGAAACGCTTGGTGCGATTCCAGAAGCCCACAGGAAAGGGTAGACAAGTTTCTGAAAGGTCAGCAGCATGCCCCCGACGTGCACAGGCTCATGGGCGGCGCGGCCAACTCTCGCGCTTTTAGGGAGGCCTTCAAGTGTCCTGTCAAGGAGCCGGCATGCGAGTTGTTTTAG
- the LAP2_2 gene encoding Leucyl aminopeptidase yscIV (COG:O; EggNog:ENOG503NV3A; MEROPS:MER0001288), which produces MKTATVSLFALALSATVSAGDGKGKGKDKNPPKKPLVSSAKLQSYVNKRDLLNDANKLQSFAKAHGGNRAFGSGGHNATVDYIYNTLKRLNYYDVVKQPFTEIFSEGTATLTVGGADIPAAIMTYTPGGEVTANLVAVPNLGCTPTDYPAEVAGKIAFVSRGTCSFAEKSLSAKAAGAAGIVIYNNVAGSLAGTLGSPFQDYAPVVGISQEDAAPILEALSAGPVEASLDVDATVEQRVNYNVIAETKGGDHDNVLVVGGHSDSVSAGPGINDDGSGTIGILNVAKYLSNFSVKNAVRFAFFGAEEFGLLGSYFYVKSINSSETELAKIRAYLNFDMIASPNYILGIYDGDGSAYNLTGPPGSDVIEKDFEDFYKSKRSPSVPTEFSGRSDYAGFIQNGIPSGGLFTGAEVPKTEAEQKLFGGEAGVAYDINYHKVGDTVDNLNWKAFLINTQAIAHSVAKYATSWKGFPAVNLNERRWAGDRAKAMKRSLGVHGHGVHTHSGPCGGGDEI; this is translated from the coding sequence ATGAAGACTGCCACCGTCTCCCTTTTCGCGctcgccctctccgccaCCGTCAGCGCTGGCgacggcaagggcaagggcaaggacaaGAACCCCCCCAAGAAGCCTCTGGTCAGCTCGGCCAAGCTCCAGTCCTACGTCAACAAGCGTGACCTTCTCAACGACGCCAACAAGCTCCAGTCGTTTGCCAAGGCTCACGGTGGTAACCGCGCTTTCGGTAGCGGCGGTCACAACGCCACTGTTGACTACATCTACAACACCCTCAAGCGCCTCAACTACTACGATGTCGTGAAGCAGCCCTTCACCGAGATCTTCTCCGAGGGTACCGCCACCCTCACTGTTGGCGGTGCCGATatccccgccgccatcatgaCCTACACCCCCGGCGGTGAGGTTACCGCCAACCTCGTTGCCGTTCCCAACCTTGGCTGCACTCCCACCGACTACCCCGCCGAGGTTGCCGGCAAGATCGCCTTTGTGTCCCGTGGCACTTGCTCCTTCGCTGAGAAGTCGCTGAGCGCCAAGGCTGCCGGTGCCGCCGGCATCGTCATCTACAACAACGTTGCTGGCTCTCTTGCTGGCACCCTCGGCTCCCCCTTCCAGGACTACGCCCCTGTTGTGGGTATCAGCCAGGAGGACGCCGCCCCCATCCTCGAGGCTCTCTCTGCTGGCCCCGTCGAGGCTTCCCTCGACGTCGATGCCACCGTTGAGCAGCGTGTCAACTACAACGTCATCGCCGAGACCAAGGGCGGTGATCACGACAACGTccttgtcgttggtggtCACTCCGATTCCGTCTCTGCCGGCCCCGGTATCAACGACGATGGTTCCGGTACCATTGGTATCCTGAACGTTGCCAAGTACCTCAGCAACTTCAGCGTCAAGAACGCCGTCCgcttcgccttcttcggcGCTGAGGAGTTCGGTCTCCTCGGCTCCTACTTCTACGTCAAGTCGATCAACAGCTCCGAGACCGAGTTGGCCAAGATCCGTGCCTACCTCAACTTCGACATGATCGCCTCCCCCAACTACATCCTCGGCATCTACGATGGTGATGGATCCGCCTACAACCTCACCGGTCCCCCCGGATCCGACGTCATCGAGAAGGACTTTGAGGACTTCTACAAGTCCAAGCGCTCCCCCTCGGTCCCCACCGAGTTCTCGGGCCGCTCCGACTACGCCGGCTTCATCCAGAACGGCATCCCCTCCGGCGGTCTCTTCACCGGTGCTGAGGTACCCAAGACCGAGGCCGAGCAGAAGCTCTTCGGCGGTGAGGCTGGTGTCGCGTACGACATCAACTACCACAAGGTCGGCGACACTGTTGACAACCTCAACTGGAAGgccttcctcatcaacacccaggCCATTGCCCATTCGGTCGCCAAGTATGCCACCAGCTGGAAGGGCTTCCCCGCCGTCAACCTGAACGAGAGACGGTGGGCTGGCGACCGCGCCAAGGCCATGAAGCGCTCCCTCGGCGTCCACGGCCACGGTGTGCACACCCACTCCGGGCCttgcggcggtggtgatgagatctGA
- a CDS encoding hypothetical protein (EggNog:ENOG503PWW4): protein MRVDFPFVYLSIIQGEGEAVRVKDPHWRNDLTKWQPKAAGPLYLHRHIINNMIACLRKPDEARENYKVFKFQMAITVAHEIVHFLTGLLIDPIPRRQYTPPRVTLEIYGDRAKGEAGRFFEKMLLGGVLECYEDPTDRLGDQQAGEPWVFPDSKNSSVGHRVSMAYIHRFINKGLLCPPTAHPGLSARSRFVQRFSGPAPSSGTRSSPSGAGQVNRAPAPRTSYSGTPPHASHPRPSYVSYPAPDQARGSYISGDRYIHQYQRSSEGAN, encoded by the exons ATGAGAGTAGACTTTCCTTTCGTCTACCTCAGCATCATCCAAGGAGAGGGCGAAGCCGTCAGAGTCAAAGATCCTCACTGGCGAAACGACTTGACTAAATGGCAACCAAAAGCCGCCGGTCCTCTCTACCTCCACCGCCatatcatcaacaacatgatTGCCTGTCTCAGAAAACCCGACGAGGCAAGAGAGAACTACAAAGTCTTCAAGTTCCAGATGGCCATTACAGTTGCCCACGAAATCGTCCACTTTCTAACTGGTTTGCTGATTGATCCTATTCCACGGCGCCAGTACACCCCTCCTCGCGTTACTCTAGAGATTTATGGTGACAGGGCAAAAGGGGAAGCAGGCCGCTTCTTCGAGAAGATGCTGCTAGGCGGTGTTTTGGAGTGTTATGAAGATCCAACCGACCGTCTGGGAGATCAACAAGCAGGTGAGCCATGGGTGTTTCCGGATTCCAAAAACAGCAGCGTTGGACACCGCGTTTCCATGGCCTATATCCACCGGTTTATCAACAAAGGTTTGCTATGCCCTCC TACTGCACACCCCGGACTGTCTGCCAGATCCCGCTTTGTTCAACGCTTCTCAGGACCAGCCCCTAGCAGCGGAACCCGTTCATCGCCCTCTGGAGCCGGCCAAGTCAACCGTGCCCCTGCACCTCGAACTTCTTACTCTGGTACACCACCGCACGCTAGTCATCCTCGTCCCTCATATGTTAGCTACCCTGCTCCTGATCAAGCTCGCGGATCATATATTTCTGGAGATAGGTACATCCATCAATACCAGCGGTCTTCTGAAGGAGCAAACTGA
- a CDS encoding hypothetical protein (EggNog:ENOG503PD2M) — protein MDPRKLPVHALNDHHRHLLIRAISRVLATDIAKTTFAQILDGLPTSEVGDDCSDGELPDGHPLREKHRQLCPGVLDKVRQFRDSFQPETLEIDAELLHSYQTSPPGSRAFKTRLVELVAILLHQAAVMLFKLDTSLHKHDGITEWAPPKDDDLYWRFYPKGPFPTLFRHPWYVDQDQYPDGVADMAGYWAEARILGGVVLFDRRSSDDTPEADEHAIYLHPNRGLVTYRICRLLEGQKRALLDFLTADNPEECPLPILPTDENTHRVDPEEPLGLTGIYRNIWERKDLPIDGPDSRNRASQDFLNFPTRADQLAAKRRLRLRRQREAELMASYDRGEVEEKPETFD, from the coding sequence ATGGACCCACGGAAACTTCCAGTTCATGCCctcaacgaccaccaccgccatctccTAATCCGAGCCATTTCACGTGTTCTCGCGACTGATATCGCTAAGACTACATTCGCACAGATCCTCGATGGACTTCCCACTTCTGAGGTGGGCGATGACTGCTCGGATGGTGAGCTTCCGGATGGCCATCCCTTGCGCGAAAAACATCGCCAACTTTGTCCTGGCGTGCTGGACAAGGTACGCCAATTTCGCGACTCATTCCAACCCGAAACCTTAGAAATCGACGCGGAACTTCTGCATTCCTATCAAACTTCGCCGCCCGGCTCTCGAGCCTTTAAGACTCGCCTGGTAGAGCTTGTTGCTATCCTACTACACCAAGCAGCCGTAATGCTCTTCAAGCTCGACACAAGTCTTCACAAACACGATGGCATCACTGAGTGGGCGCCTCCAAAGGACGATGACCTATACTGGCGTTTCTACCCAAAAGGCCCTTTCCCAACACTTTTCAGACATCCTTGGTATGTCGACCAAGATCAGTATCCCGACGGTGTAGCTGATATGGCTGGTTACTGGGCTGAGGCAAGAATTTTGGGAGGTGTGGTGCTATTTGACCGACGCTCCTCTGATGACACACCGGAGGCTGACGAACACGCGATATATCTCCATCCAAACAGGGGTCTCGTGACTTACCGAATTTGCCGTCTCCTCGAGGGCCAGAAGCGTGCCCTTCTCGACTTCCTGACCGCGGACAATCCGGAAGAGTGTCCGCTACCCATCCTTCCAACAGATGAAAATACTCATCGAGTCGATCCGGAGGAACCGCTAGGCTTGACGGGCATCTATCGCAACATTTGGGAGCGCAAAGACCTTCCCATTGATGGGCCGGATAGTAGGAACAGAGCTTCGCAAGACTTTCTGAATTTCCCTACCCGTGCCGATCAACTGGCGGCAAAAAGACGATTACGCTTACGCCGACAGAGAGAGGCTGAGCTCATGGCTTCATATGACCGTGGGGAAGTTGAGGAAAAGCCAGAAACCTTTGACTGA